The following are encoded together in the Oncorhynchus nerka isolate Pitt River linkage group LG23, Oner_Uvic_2.0, whole genome shotgun sequence genome:
- the dnaaf10 gene encoding dynein axonemal assembly factor 10, translating to MSTPFEKPQIIAHLQRSLNYTVFDSKWIPCSAKFVCLGNYARGTGVMQIYEVEHGEVKLIKEIEKAKPIKCGTFGASSLQQRHIATGDFDGNLNIWNLEVPDVSVYSVKAHKEIVNSIDGVGGLGIGDGAPEIVTGSRDGTVKVWDPRQKDSPVANMEPGEGEAKRDCWTVAFGHAFNDQDRCVCAGYDNGDIKLFDLRNMSLRWETNIRNGVCHVEFDRKDINMNKLVATSLEGKFHVFDMRTQHPTKGFDSVSEKAHKSTIWQVRHLPQNRDIFMTAGGAGNLHLWKYEYPAQRSKKDSDEVDMGVAGTVTLLQNVTLSTQPIASLDWSPDKQGLCVCSAFDQSVRVLIVTKLNRV from the exons ATGTCGACGCCATTTGAGAAGCCACAAATTATAGCTCACCTTCAGAGAAGTTTAAACTACACAGTGTTTGACAGCAAATGGATTCCTTGTAGTGCAAAGTTTGTCTGTCTGGGAAACTATGCAAGGGGCACCGGAGTGATGCAAATATACGAGGTGGAACATGGAGAGGTTAAACTCATAAAAGAG ATCGAGAAAGCAAAGCCCATCAAGTGTGGGACATTCGGGGCCAGCTCTCTACAACAAAGACATATAGCAACTGGGGACTTTGACGGAAATCTCAATATATG GAACCTGGAGGTGCCTGATGTGTCTGTGTACTCTGTGAAGGCCCACAAGGAGATCGTGAACAGCATAGATGGTGTCGGGGGCCTGGGGATCGGTGACGGGGCCCCCGAGATCGTAACTGGGAGCAGAGATG GGACAGTGAAGGTGTGGGACCCCAGACAGAAGGACTCACCTGTAGCTAACATGGAGCCAGGGGAAGGGGAGGCCAAGAGAGATTGCTGGACCGTAGCTTTTG GCCACGCCTTCAACGACCAGGACCGCTGTGTGTGTGCTGGATACGACAACGGAGACATCAAGCTCTTTGACCTCAGGAACATGTCTCTCCGGTGGGAAACCAACATTAGAAATGGG GTATGCCACGTGGAGTTTGACAGGAAGGATATCAACATGAACAAGCTAGTGGCCACTTCGTTGGAGGGGAAATTCCACGTCTTTGACATGAGGACCCAGCACCCCACCAAGGGCTTCGACTCCGTCTCCGAAAAG GCCCATAAATCCACGATCTGGCAAGTGAGACATCTGCCCCAGAACAGAGACATCTTTATGACAGCAGGGGGAGCTGGAAACCTTCATCTATGGAAATA TGAATACCCGGCTCAGAGAAGTAAGAAGGACTCAGATGAGGTGGACATGGGCGTGGCCGGCACTGTCACCCTGCTGCAGAACGTCACTCTGTCCACCCAGCCAATCGCCAGCCTGGACTGGAGCCCCGACAAGCAGGGTCTGTGCGTCTGCTCTGCCTTTGACCAGTCCGTCCGCGTCCTCATCGTGACCAAGCTCAACCGTGTGTGA
- the pno1 gene encoding RNA-binding protein PNO1: MDTDNNPTTEVAATTIDSEDTTEVFVKVKSKKTSKRKREMDGVDMEAEDSVACKRPQFPPISGDKLKGGSDEMRKVAVPAHRYTPLKENWLKIFTPIVENLQLQVRFNLKTRNVEIKTCKDTQDIGSLTRAADFVRAFVLGFQVEDALALIRLDELFLETFDVTDVKPLKGDHLSRAIGRIAGKGGKTKFTIENVTKTRIVLADSKVHILGSFQNIKMARTAICNLILGSPPSKVYGNIRVVASRTAERF, translated from the exons ATGGACACTGATAATAATCCAACAACGGAGGTAGCTGCTACTACTATAGACAGTGAAGACACAACAGAAGTGTTCGTCAAGGTGAAGTCAAAGAAGACATCGAAGCGAAAACGCGAGATGGATGGAGTCGATATGGAGGCTGAGGACTCCGTAGCATGCAAGCGGCCTCAGTTTCCACCCATTTCAGGCGACAAACTTAAG GGTGGTTCTGATGAGATGCGTAAGGTTGCTGTCCCGGCCCACAGGTATACCCCTCTGAAGGAGAACTGGCTGAAGATCTTCACACCCATCGTCGAGAACCTACAGCTCCAAGTCAGATTCAACCTCAAAACCAGAAATGTGGAAATTAAA ACATgtaaagacacacaggacatTGGCTCTCTCACAAGAGCTGCAGACTTCGTACGAGCCTTCGTTCTCGGATTCCAGGTTGAG gatgcCCTTGCTCTCATCAGATTGGATGAACTTTTCCTGGAAACCTTTGATGTCACAGACG TAAAACCACTGAAAGGAGACCATTTGTCCAGAGCTATTGGGAGGATAGCAGGGAAAGGAGGCAAAACTAAATTCACCATTGAAAATGTGACCAAGACCAGGATTGTTCTGGCAGACTC AAAAGTACACATATTAGGATCTTTCCAGAATATTAAGATGGCACGGACAGCGATATGCAACCTCATCTTAG